The Sulfurihydrogenibium sp. genomic interval AAAACCTAAACTAACCATTTTGACCCATTTCAGTATACAGATGTTAAAGTATACACCTTCTAAGGTTGCAAAAGAAATGTCAGACAGAACAGGTTTAAAAGTAATGGCTGCGTATGATGGATTAAAGGTGGATTTTTAGGAGTGTATAGTTGAAAGGTATAATCATCGGCGGTGGAATTATAGGGCTTTCGATAGCAAGAGAATTAAACAAATTGGGTTATGAAATTACGATTTTGGAAAAAAATTTACTTGGAAGAGGGGCATCATGGGCGGCCGGTGGTATGCTTGCACCTCAAGCAGAGGGTTTAACCGGAAATTTTCTAAATTTTGCCGTTGAATCTAGAGAGATGTATAAAGATTTCGTAAAGCAGCTTGAAAAAGAGACAGGGAATGAAGTTTCATATTATGAATGTGGAATTGTTTGTCCTGCTTTTTCAGAGAAAGAAATGGAAAACTTATCTAAAAGAGTAGATTATTACAAAGAATTAGGCTTAGAGTCAAAAATTCTTACTCGTCAAGAAATTTTAGATATGGGAATTAAAATCTCAAGTTTTGTTATCGGTGGAGCTTTTTTCCCACAGGATAAGCAGGTTGATAATAGAAAACTCGTTATATCATTAGTTAAATATGTAAAAAATTCTAATATAACTGTGAAAGAGTTTACAGAAGTTAAATTTATAGAGGCTGATAATGGAATATTTCAAAGAGTGATCACAAACAATGGGGCTTTTGAAGCAGATTTTTGTATTTTAGCTGCTGGAGCTTGGTCGGGCGAAATAGAACCTATCAAAGTTTTTCCAGTTAAAGGACAAATGTTGTCATTCAAAACAAAAACTAAAAATGAAATTTCAAAAATCCTATATAGCAGTAGAGCTTACATAATTCCAAGAAAAGATAGCAATTTAGTTGTTGTTGGTGCTACGCAAGAAAATGTTTTTTTTAAAGAAGGAAATACGGTATCCGGAATATTTTCACTGCTTAAAGGTTTGTTAGAAACTTTACCATCTACGAAAGACTATGAAATCACAGAAACTTGGTATGGATTTAGACCAGCAACTCCCGATGGTCTTCCTATTCTTGGAAAATCTGAGATAAAAAATTTATACTATGCTACAGGCCATTTCAGAAACGGAATATTACTTGCTCCAATTACAGCAAAATTAATAACTCAATTAATTCACAAAGGAGAAGAATCGCGTTATTTAAAAATGTTTGATTTCAGTAGATTTTATATAAAAGAGGAGTGAAATTATGAAGGTAAAGGATTATATTGAAGGTGGATTAAAAAATTTTGTAGAAGTTACTCCTTCAGATTATAAAGAAATTGGAAAATGTAAAAGCGGTTGTCATGCGGTTAGTTTTTATATTAAAGAAGAAAATGGTAAAATTACTGATGTTAAATTCAACTCATCCAAAAGATGTAAAAAATTACTTGCAGTTGCTGATTATGTTGCAGAGATAATAAAACAAAAAGGTAAAGTTGAGTTTAAAGATGAAGAAGTCTTGGAATTCTTTAAAGATGAAAAAGAAATAGAAAAAGTTAAAGATAGATTAGAGATTATCAAGAAGGCGTTAAACAAGTGAGTAAGTAGATTAGGTAAAAAACATATCAGAGAAGTATATCTTACAAGAAATTCAACAAAAACGTGAGATTACAGGTGTTATAAATTTTAGTTGAGCTTGATAATTATCACGAAAAACTAACCTTTTTACTGTTTAAAATATAAAGACCAATCACTAAAAACACAACGTCAAAAAAGAATATAGAAAAATACGGAATATTGCCAACTTCAGCAACGGCAGATATTAGTGATGTTCCATACCAGTAAAATACTGTTGCCAAAAATCCTAAAGCAGTGTAAAGCTTATTATTAGTCCATATAAATCCAAGAATGAAAACCGTTAAAATAAAAGGTGCTATAACAGTAGCCAACTTTTCATAAAACTTGCTCCAAAAATAATATGATTCATAACCATAAGCTTGAGATATGGAAGCTATTTTGTATAACTCTGAAATTGACACAGGCTTTTTAGCCAGGATAATTTTTTTTATGTTCTCTACATCAATATTTATATCTAAAATTTTTTTATCAAATTTTTCAACTATAATGTTATCTAAGCTATTTATTTTTATCAACCTTCCGTTTGATGCTTCAATTTTATCTAAGCTAACTTTAAAATCTTCTGCTTCTAATCTGTAAATTGGGTTAAACTCCTTATCTAAGCTAATAAATATTAGTTTTTTTCCAACCTTTGAGTTTAAATCAAAAAAATCAAAGTATAAAAATTGGTTTTCTCCTATCCTTAGCCACATTTTATAAGCTATGCCTTTGACTTTTTCATCTTCTTGCTGATTTTTTAACTTTAAATATAAAGTTTGATATATCTGATTAGTCTTTGGCATAACGGTTTCTAAATTTATGACTTGTAAAACCACAACCAAGATTGAAAAGAGCATAATTCTTATTGAGATATAATTTAAGGATATTCCATTTAGTATGATTGGATAAATTTCTCTGCTTTTTATTAAGTCATTGATAAACATAAAAGATGCTACTATTAAAGAAATTGGGATTATGTAATAAGCATTTTCAGGAAGCTTTGTTAGGATGTACAAAGTTAAAGTGCTAAATTCTATGTTTTTTGCTTTTTTTAAAATCTCAATAAGCTCAATTAAAGCAGAGACTATTGAGAAAGATGGAAAAATGATAAGTAAATATACAAAAAGCTTTTTGTAAATGTAAGCATCTAAAATTCGCATCAGTAAATAAGTGCAGTTAGGAAATAGTCAAGGATTAAGATAACTACTGATGCAACAACTACAGCAGTTGTTGTTGACCTACCAACACCTTCTGCACCACCTTTGGTAATGTACCCAAAATAAGCTGCTATCGTAACAAGAACAACACCAAACACAGCAGATTTAAACAAACCACCCATAATATCCTTTAGCTCTGTAAAATCTTTTAATTTTTCCCAATACATGTATTCATTTATTCCGTAAACATAAACAGATGTAAAGTATCCACCAATTACACCGCTTGTATAGGATAAAACTGTTAGGAATGGCACCATTAGTATTGCTGTAATTATTCTTGGAGCAACAAGATATCTCATTGGGTCTACTGCCATAACTTCAAGAGCATCTATCTGCTCTGTTATTCTCATTGTGCCTATATTTGCAGCAATTGCAGAACCAGACCTTGCAGTAACTAAAAGAGCTACTAAAACAGGCGATAATTCTCTTGCAAGCGACAATGATACCAAAGCTCCCATCAAAAACTCAGCGTTGAATTTATGAAAGGTTGGATAAGTCTCTACAACTAAAACACCACCGGTAAAAAATCCGGTTAATACTATCAAAGGTGCAGCATTGACGCCAATATCTTCCATATATTTAAGTATATGCTTTATCTTTGGAAATTTTTTAAAAGATAATAACGTTCTAAGAAAAAAAATTGTTATGTTTCCTGTATGCTCTATTAAAGAATTTATTACACCCATTTTAAAAATCTACTCCGTCTTCAGACTCTTCTATATATTCCTGCTCTTCTTCATAAATTTCTTCTTCTATATTATGACTTGTTTTAGCTAAATTTTCAAATTTAGTTATTTCTTTAATGAATGCTAAATGAACCGTGCCGGTTGGTCCGTTTCTTTGCTTTGCAATTATTATCTCCGCTAACCCTTCTTCTTGCGGCGAAGGATTTTTCTTATAATACTCAGGTCTATGTATGAATAAAACAAGGTCTGCGTCTTGCTCAATACTACCAGATTCTCTTAAGTCTGCAAGCTGTGGTCTTTTGTCTGCTCGCATTTCAGCTTGCCTTGAAAGCTGTGCCAAAGCTACAACAGGAATTCCAAGCTCTTTTGCTAAAGCCTTTAGCCCTCTTGATATTTCTGCTACTTCTTGTTGTCTATTTTCTACTCTTCTATGGGAGCGAAGCAGTTGCAGATAATCAACAACGATTATCTTGACATCTTTTTCTTTTTTCAACCTTCTTGCCTTTGCTTTTAAATCTAAGATAGATAAAGAGGCAGTATCATCTATATACAATGGCGCATTCATCATTTTTAATGCAACTTCTGTTAATTTCTCAATCTCACTTTCATTTAAAAATCCAGACCTTATTTTTTTAAGTGGAATTTTAGATTCTTCTCCAAGAAGTCTCATTGCAATTTGTTGTCTTGACATTTCTAATGAGAAAAATGCAGAGGGAACTTCATCTACAACGGATAGATGATGTAAAATTGACAATGCAAAGCTTGTTTTTCCCATACCCGGTCTTGCAGCAATTATGACTAAATCACCCGGATGAAATCCGGTGGTTAATCTGTCTAAATCATAAAATCCAGTTGGTATTCCTGTGACCACTGTTTCCTTTTTGGAAAGTTCATTGATTATTTTTAAAGTCTCTTTTAAAACTTCTCCAAGACTGTAATAATTTACTACTTCTTTATTTTCTGTTACCTGAAAAATTATACTTTCCGCTTCCTCTAATAAACTGTTTATATCAGATTCTTTATTTTTTGCTTTGGCAATTATCTTTTGCGCAGATTCTATTAAAGACCTTAAAATGGATTTTTCTTTAATGATATCAACAATTTGAAATGCTATGTCAGGCGGAACACTTTCTTCGGAAATTTGGTATAAATAACTTATTCCTCCTATGAATTCTAATTTTCCCTTTTTTTCTAATCCGTCTTTTAAGATGATCAATCCTAAGGATTTCCCTTGGTTGAATAAATCAATAATGGTCTCGTAAATGATTTTATGTTTTTGAAGATAAAAATCATCAATTTTTAGCTTAGTAAGGACTGAGTCAATGATTTCAGGATAAACGATTAAACTTCCAAGGATTGCCCTTTCTGCATCTTCATCATAAGGCAAAAAGGGCAAATCCTTTAGAGTTTCCATAGCTTTTATTATTTAGATTCTGGTACTACGTGTACTTTGATAGTTGCTGATACTTCAGGATGTAATTTAACTTGGATATTGTAACTTCCAAGATTTCTAATTGGACTTCTAAGCATTATTTTTTTCTTATCAACTTCAATATCTCTTTCTTTTAATTTTTCAGCAATATCTGACGTTGTAACAGAACCATACATTTTTCCGGTCACACCAATCGGTCTTCCTATTTCAACCTCAACGCCGTTTAGTTTTTTTGCTAATTCAAGAGCTTTCTCTTTTTCTCTTTGGAGCTTTCTTGCTTTTTGGGCTAAAATATTGTCAATAAATCTTTTATTCTCTTCTGTTAATTCTAATGCCAATCCTCTTGGAATAAGATAATTTCTTGCAAAACCTCTTTTAACCTCTATAACATCACCAATAGTTCCCCAGCCTTCTACGTCCTTAGTTAAAACAACCTTCATATTTCACCTCCTTAAATAATTACGTAAGGTATTAAAGCAAGCTGTCTTGCTCTTTTAATCTCAACAGCCAACCTTCTTTGATGTTTAGCACAAGTTCCAGAAGTTCTACTTGGAATTATTTTACCTCTTTCAGATATAAACTCTCTCAATGTTTCAATGTCTTTGTAACTTGGTTCTTTTTTTTCTGCACAGAATTTACAGTATTTTTTTCTTTTTGGAAAGTATGGTTTATTTTGAGCAGCATTAGTCATTTTTATTCTCCTCCTTTAAATAAATTTTTAAAATGGTACATCCTCGTCTGATTCAAAATCTTCGAGCGGTATGTCAAGGTCTTCCTCTGTAGAGGTTGATTTAGCATTTCTATCGCCGGGCTTTCCAAGTAAGGCTATTCTATCTGCCACAATTTTTACCTTACTTCTTTTTTCGCCAGAAGATGATTCCCACCTATCCTGTCTTAATGAGCCTTCAATAAGAATTTGATACCCTTTGCTAAGCTGAGATCCTACTCTTTCAGCAAGTTTTCCGTAACTTTCAATGTCAAAAAAGTAGCTCTCTTCTCTCCACTCTCCGCTTTTGTCTTTATATCTTCTATTTACAGCTATAGTAAGATTTGTTACCTGTACACCGCTTGGAAGAAACCTAACTTCCGGGTCCCTTGTAAGCCTTCCGATTAACATGACCTTATTGAGCATAATTATGCAACCTCTTTATTCTCCTTTAGCAACAGCTTTAGGAGTTTTTAATTTCATATTTAAAAATCTGATTATGTCTTCATTGATTCTTAGATTGTACTCTAAGATCGCCGGTAGTTTATAATTTTCTGTTTTGTAGTTGATTAAGAAATAGTATCCAGAATTGAACTTGTTAATTGGATAGGCAAGATTTCTTCTTCCCCAGTTTTCTTCGTTGTAAATCTCACCTTGGTTTTGCTGGATTAAATCTTTGATTGCCTGAACTCTGGTTTTGATTTCCTCTTCAGACAAAGTTGGCTTAAGCACGAAAACTAACTCGTAATGTCTCATACATCTTCCTCCTTTTGGATGATTTTTTAAATCAGCCTTCCCGCCAATTTGCAGGAAAGCAAGGCTTTATATTACATTTTTATTACACATATTCATAGATTTTTCTACACCATATTTTAACACATTTAGAATGCATTCATTTGCATGGGCTAAAACTTTATCTAACATGAATTTTTCTTCTTTTGTAAAAGGTGATAAAACATAATCGGACACTTCTTCCTTTTTTTCCGGTCTGCCTATTCCTATTTTCAATCTGGGAAATTCTTCCGTTTTGATTGTATTAATAATAGATTTTATCCCATTATGTCCACCACTTGAACCTTTTAACCTTAATCTTGCTACTCCAAGCGGAAGGTCTAAGTCATCATACACAACCAAAATTTCAGATGGTTTTATTTTGTAGTCTTTAAGTATATTTAATACAGCATTACCGCTTAAATTCATATAAGTTTGTGGTTTTGCAATAATAACATCGTAATCAGGGCATTCGAAAATATGCGAAAAAGCTTTTTCTTTATATTTTTTATCGCAGTTTAAAGACTTGGCAACCAAATCAGCAACCATAAAGCCTACATTATGACGAGTGTTTTTATACTTCTCACCCGGATTGCCAAGTCCTATTATTGCCTTAATCAATTATGCTGTTGCTCCTTCTCCTTCTTCAGCTGATACTTCTTCAACTTCAGGTTCAGAAACTACTGCAACAACTTCATCCGGATGTGTCATAATCTTCACACCTTCTGGAGCTTTTATATCTCTAACATGGAAAACGTCTCCTAAATCAAGATCAGAAACGTCTATAACAATTTTTTCTGGAATATTCTTTGGAGTTGTTCTTACCAAGATAGAGTGTAAATGAGCTTCAAAGATACCGCCTTTTTCCACACCTTTAACTTTTCCAACAAATTCAACAGGAACTTCAATATCAAGCTCTACACCCTGCGTTACTTCGTAAAGGTCAACATGAATAGGCTCGTCTCCTAAGTAGCTGTATTGAATATCTTTTAAAATGCACAATTTTGGCTCTGGATCTCCTTCAATTATTAGCTTAATTAAAAAGTTTCCGTGTGGTCTTGAAAGTAGCGATTTTTTAGTAATGTAAACTGAAATGTTTGGGTGCCCTTTACCATAAATCTCTGCCGGTAAATAGCCTTTTTTTCTGTAATTTTTTAATTCGCTTTTAACAGTTTTCTTTCTTGGTAATGCTTTCCATTCTATGGTTTGAATCATTCTAAGCTTCCTCCTTGTTAAATTTAAGTTAAAAAAGTATTATATCATAAATTTGTATTTTTTGGGAAGTTGTTATAGGGAGACTGGTTCCATAAATTCACGCCGTCATTCTGAAGCCGACAAAGAATCTCTTGTTTTCTTTCCAAGTCAAAAAATCAAAAAAAGATACTTCGGACTTCGTCCTCAGGATGATACGGAAAGGTAAGCTTACGAAAATTTTGGAACACCCTCAATATTCTCTAAGGACTTTATAAACTCTTTCTGATTTTGATTTTCTAAACAGATACTAGGATTGAATAGAAGGAAAAATTAGAAATCTGGCAAGTGTAAGAATATTAGATATCATAGATTTTTTGAAATATTGTAAAATAAAGATTAGATTTTTGCATTTTTGCCTCCTTGGTGGAATTTTTGCTATTACAATTTTAACTACCGCCAAGGAGTTTTTTAGATGTAATTTCTCACCCCAAGCATATGTAATATAATTTATTAATAATTTTTTGTCAGGAGTAAAGGAGTTGTTAAAAAGAATTAAAAGAATATTGATTGCAAACAGAGGAGAGATTGCTATTAGGGCTATCAGGTCCATTAGAGAGCTTGGCGGAGAAAGTGTTGCTGTTTACTCCGAAGCAGATAAAGATTGTATTCATAAAGATTTAGCTGATATATCAGTTTGTATAGGACCTGCTAATGCGACAAAGAGTTACTTAAATATTCCTGCGTTGCTTTCTGCTATAGATTTAACCCATGCTGATGCAGTTTATCCTGGATATGGTTTTTTAGCAGAAAACCCTACCTTTGCAGCTATCTGTGAAAGAAGCAATATAAAATTTATTGGACCATCTTCAGAAACAATAAAACTTACAGGAGACAAAGCACAGGCTCGTGAAGCAGCAAAAAAGGCGGGAGTTCCAATAATTCCCGGTAGTCCACCAGTAGAAGAACTAAAAGAAGCTTTAGAAATTTCTTCTGAAATTGGATATCCTGTACTTATAAAGGCTGCAGCCGGTGGTGGTGGCAGGGGTATGAGAGTTGCCCATAACGAGCAAGAACTTGCAAGGCTTTTACCTTTAGCACAAAGAGAGGCAGAAAGTTCTTTTGGTGATAGGCGAGTTTATATAGAA includes:
- the thiO gene encoding glycine oxidase ThiO, yielding MKGIIIGGGIIGLSIARELNKLGYEITILEKNLLGRGASWAAGGMLAPQAEGLTGNFLNFAVESREMYKDFVKQLEKETGNEVSYYECGIVCPAFSEKEMENLSKRVDYYKELGLESKILTRQEILDMGIKISSFVIGGAFFPQDKQVDNRKLVISLVKYVKNSNITVKEFTEVKFIEADNGIFQRVITNNGAFEADFCILAAGAWSGEIEPIKVFPVKGQMLSFKTKTKNEISKILYSSRAYIIPRKDSNLVVVGATQENVFFKEGNTVSGIFSLLKGLLETLPSTKDYEITETWYGFRPATPDGLPILGKSEIKNLYYATGHFRNGILLAPITAKLITQLIHKGEESRYLKMFDFSRFYIKEE
- a CDS encoding nicotinate phosphoribosyltransferase codes for the protein MKVKDYIEGGLKNFVEVTPSDYKEIGKCKSGCHAVSFYIKEENGKITDVKFNSSKRCKKLLAVADYVAEIIKQKGKVEFKDEEVLEFFKDEKEIEKVKDRLEIIKKALNK
- a CDS encoding LptF/LptG family permease — protein: MRILDAYIYKKLFVYLLIIFPSFSIVSALIELIEILKKAKNIEFSTLTLYILTKLPENAYYIIPISLIVASFMFINDLIKSREIYPIILNGISLNYISIRIMLFSILVVVLQVINLETVMPKTNQIYQTLYLKLKNQQEDEKVKGIAYKMWLRIGENQFLYFDFFDLNSKVGKKLIFISLDKEFNPIYRLEAEDFKVSLDKIEASNGRLIKINSLDNIIVEKFDKKILDINIDVENIKKIILAKKPVSISELYKIASISQAYGYESYYFWSKFYEKLATVIAPFILTVFILGFIWTNNKLYTALGFLATVFYWYGTSLISAVAEVGNIPYFSIFFFDVVFLVIGLYILNSKKVSFS
- a CDS encoding ABC transporter permease; amino-acid sequence: MGVINSLIEHTGNITIFFLRTLLSFKKFPKIKHILKYMEDIGVNAAPLIVLTGFFTGGVLVVETYPTFHKFNAEFLMGALVSLSLARELSPVLVALLVTARSGSAIAANIGTMRITEQIDALEVMAVDPMRYLVAPRIITAILMVPFLTVLSYTSGVIGGYFTSVYVYGINEYMYWEKLKDFTELKDIMGGLFKSAVFGVVLVTIAAYFGYITKGGAEGVGRSTTTAVVVASVVILILDYFLTALIY
- the dnaB gene encoding replicative DNA helicase, producing METLKDLPFLPYDEDAERAILGSLIVYPEIIDSVLTKLKIDDFYLQKHKIIYETIIDLFNQGKSLGLIILKDGLEKKGKLEFIGGISYLYQISEESVPPDIAFQIVDIIKEKSILRSLIESAQKIIAKAKNKESDINSLLEEAESIIFQVTENKEVVNYYSLGEVLKETLKIINELSKKETVVTGIPTGFYDLDRLTTGFHPGDLVIIAARPGMGKTSFALSILHHLSVVDEVPSAFFSLEMSRQQIAMRLLGEESKIPLKKIRSGFLNESEIEKLTEVALKMMNAPLYIDDTASLSILDLKAKARRLKKEKDVKIIVVDYLQLLRSHRRVENRQQEVAEISRGLKALAKELGIPVVALAQLSRQAEMRADKRPQLADLRESGSIEQDADLVLFIHRPEYYKKNPSPQEEGLAEIIIAKQRNGPTGTVHLAFIKEITKFENLAKTSHNIEEEIYEEEQEYIEESEDGVDF
- the rplI gene encoding 50S ribosomal protein L9, with the protein product MKVVLTKDVEGWGTIGDVIEVKRGFARNYLIPRGLALELTEENKRFIDNILAQKARKLQREKEKALELAKKLNGVEVEIGRPIGVTGKMYGSVTTSDIAEKLKERDIEVDKKKIMLRSPIRNLGSYNIQVKLHPEVSATIKVHVVPESK
- the rpsR gene encoding 30S ribosomal protein S18, which gives rise to MTNAAQNKPYFPKRKKYCKFCAEKKEPSYKDIETLREFISERGKIIPSRTSGTCAKHQRRLAVEIKRARQLALIPYVII
- the ssb gene encoding single-stranded DNA-binding protein → MLNKVMLIGRLTRDPEVRFLPSGVQVTNLTIAVNRRYKDKSGEWREESYFFDIESYGKLAERVGSQLSKGYQILIEGSLRQDRWESSSGEKRSKVKIVADRIALLGKPGDRNAKSTSTEEDLDIPLEDFESDEDVPF
- the rpsF gene encoding 30S ribosomal protein S6, which codes for MRHYELVFVLKPTLSEEEIKTRVQAIKDLIQQNQGEIYNEENWGRRNLAYPINKFNSGYYFLINYKTENYKLPAILEYNLRINEDIIRFLNMKLKTPKAVAKGE
- the pth gene encoding aminoacyl-tRNA hydrolase translates to MIKAIIGLGNPGEKYKNTRHNVGFMVADLVAKSLNCDKKYKEKAFSHIFECPDYDVIIAKPQTYMNLSGNAVLNILKDYKIKPSEILVVYDDLDLPLGVARLRLKGSSGGHNGIKSIINTIKTEEFPRLKIGIGRPEKKEEVSDYVLSPFTKEEKFMLDKVLAHANECILNVLKYGVEKSMNMCNKNVI
- a CDS encoding 50S ribosomal protein L25/general stress protein Ctc, which translates into the protein MQTIEWKALPRKKTVKSELKNYRKKGYLPAEIYGKGHPNISVYITKKSLLSRPHGNFLIKLIIEGDPEPKLCILKDIQYSYLGDEPIHVDLYEVTQGVELDIEVPVEFVGKVKGVEKGGIFEAHLHSILVRTTPKNIPEKIVIDVSDLDLGDVFHVRDIKAPEGVKIMTHPDEVVAVVSEPEVEEVSAEEGEGATA